From the genome of Candidatus Jidaibacter acanthamoeba, one region includes:
- a CDS encoding leucine-rich repeat domain-containing protein gives MKSVVLDFSNKNISDKSILKYLPLNDPSIIELDLSDNELTQIKFIQNFPQIEILNLSGNNLSSKTDLKTLNKLENLSELYLRQNQIPSIAFLKNSRLKILDLTEIGLKSIKGIGQLSSLEELYLTSNSISDISELKNLRNLKILSISDTKVDDLTVLTELPKLREVNLTDLEDLTPSSLRVLNGSSSIEKIYTDSHLRYTTQSIEYNIRTKNNKEACIVGY, from the coding sequence ATGAAAAGCGTAGTTTTAGATTTTAGTAATAAAAATATAAGTGATAAAAGCATCTTAAAATATTTGCCCTTAAATGATCCAAGTATAATAGAGTTGGATCTAAGTGATAATGAGCTTACACAAATTAAATTTATCCAAAATTTTCCACAAATAGAGATTCTTAACCTTAGTGGTAATAATTTATCAAGTAAAACTGATCTCAAAACTTTGAATAAACTAGAAAATTTATCTGAACTTTATCTAAGGCAAAATCAAATTCCTAGCATTGCATTTTTGAAAAATAGCCGATTAAAAATATTAGATTTAACGGAAATAGGCTTAAAAAGTATTAAAGGTATAGGACAGCTTAGTTCATTAGAGGAGCTATATCTTACAAGCAACTCAATAAGTGATATTTCCGAACTTAAGAACTTAAGAAATTTGAAAATATTATCAATTAGCGATACCAAGGTTGATGATTTAACAGTACTAACCGAATTACCAAAGCTTCGCGAAGTAAATCTTACTGATTTAGAAGATCTGACACCTAGTTCTCTTAGAGTGCTCAATGGTTCTTCAAGTATAGAAAAAATATACACAGACAGTCATTTGCGATATACCACACAAAGTATTGAGTACAATATTAGAACTAAAAATAATAAAGAAGCTTGTATTGTTGGTTACTAA
- a CDS encoding helix-turn-helix domain-containing protein, whose product MSEIGVIIRKILFFKNLTTADLAKNIGISRKAIDNIIYKNIKKKETVEKISTALGIDLFEYINKKSPTSILNNSELNTQILKKASEIVFQIIEDANIVPSKDDVNTLTAILYKFLLENKEASNEIAKAFCQGMIEYALNNFMVTQKNN is encoded by the coding sequence ATGAGTGAAATTGGGGTAATCATACGTAAAATTTTATTCTTTAAAAATTTAACTACCGCTGATCTTGCTAAAAATATTGGAATATCTCGAAAAGCAATAGATAATATAATTTACAAGAATATAAAAAAAAAAGAAACCGTTGAAAAAATCTCTACTGCCCTAGGTATAGATTTATTTGAATACATCAATAAAAAAAGCCCGACATCTATATTAAATAATTCAGAACTAAATACTCAAATATTGAAGAAAGCTTCAGAAATAGTATTTCAAATAATCGAAGATGCAAATATAGTTCCTTCAAAAGATGATGTTAATACTCTAACAGCTATATTATATAAATTCCTGTTGGAAAATAAGGAAGCATCAAACGAAATTGCCAAAGCTTTCTGCCAAGGGATGATAGAATATGCACTAAATAACTTTATGGTAACCCAGAAAAATAATTAA